In one Oreochromis aureus strain Israel breed Guangdong linkage group 2, ZZ_aureus, whole genome shotgun sequence genomic region, the following are encoded:
- the ogt.1 gene encoding UDP-N-acetylglucosamine--peptide N-acetylglucosaminyltransferase 110 kDa subunit isoform X1, translating into MASSVGNVADSTEPTKRMLSFQGLAELAHREYQSGDFEAAERHCMQLWRQEPDNTGVLLLLSSIHFQCRRLDRSAHFSTLAIKQNPMLAEAYSNLGNVYKERGQLQEAIEHYRHALRLKPDFIDGYINLAAALVAAGDMEGAVQAYVSALQYNPDLYCVRSDLGNLLKALGRLEEAKACYLKAIETQPNFAVAWSNLGCVFNAQGEIWLAIHHFEKAVTLDPNFLDAYINLGNVLKEARIFDRAVAGYLRALSLSPNHAVVHGNLACVYYEQGLIDLAIDTYRRAIELQPHFPDAYCNLANALKEKGNVSEAEECYNTALRLCPTHADSLNNLANIKREQGYIEEAVQLYRKALEVFPEFAAAHSNLASVLQQQGKLQEALMHYKEAIRISPTFADAYSNMGNTLKEMQDVQGALQCYTRAIQINPAFADAHSNLASIHKDSGNIPEAIASYRTALKLKPDFPDAYCNLAHCLQIVCDWTDYDERMKKLVSIVADQLEKNRLPSVHPHHSMLYPLSHSFRKAIAERHGNLCLDKINALHKPAYEHPKDLKASGGRLRIGYVSSDFGNHPTSHLMQSIPGMHNPEKFEVFCYALSPDDSTNFRVKVVAEAHHFTDLSQIPCNGKAADRIHQDGIHILVNMNGYTKGARNELFALRPAPIQAMWLGYPGTSGAPFMDYIITDKETSPTEVAEQYSEKLAYMPNTFFIGDHANMFPHLKKKAVIDFKSNGHIFDNRIVLNGIDLKAFLDSLPDVKVIKMKCDNNQESTGDTNGALSMPVIPMNTAAEAIINMINQGQIQVTINGFTVSNGLATTQISNKAATGEEVPRTIVVTTRSQYGLPEDSIVYCNFNQLYKIDPPTLQMWVNILKRVPNSVLWLLRFPAVGEPNIQQYAQNMGLPGSRIIFSPVAPKEEHVRRGQLADVCLDTPLCNGHTTGMDVLWAGTPMVTMPDTTVGETLASRVAASQLNCLGCPDLIAQSRQDYEDIAVKLGSDMEYLKMVRARVWKQRICSPLFNTKQYTMDLERLYLQMWEHHSNGNKPDHLVKHQAVEASENA; encoded by the exons GTCCGCTCACTTCAGTACCTTGGCCATCAAGCAGAACCCAATGTTGGCTGAGGCCTACTCCAACCTGGGGAATGTGTACAAGGAGCGTGGGCAGCTGCAGGAGGCAATAGAGCATTATCGCCATGCTCTGAGACTCAAGCCAGATTTTATCGATGGGTACATCAACTTGGCTGCAGCTCTGGTGGCCGCAGGAGATATGGAGGGAGCCGTGCAGGCTTATGTCTCCGCATTACAATACAACCCA GATCTATATTGTGTGCGCAGTGACTTGGGGAATTTGCTTAAAGCCCTCGGGCGTTTGGAAGAGGCCAAG GCTTGTTACCTGAAAGCCATTGAGACTCAGCCCAACTTTGCCGTGGCTTGGAGCAACTTGGGCTGTGTGTTCAATGCCCAGGGAGAGATATGGCTGGCCATACACCATTTTGAAAAG GCAGTGACACTGGATCCAAATTTCCTTGATGCATACATCAATTTAGGCAATGTTTTGAAGGAGGCCCGCATCTTTGACAG AGCTGTGGCTGGATACCTGAGAGCCCTGAGTCTGAGCCCCAATCACGCTGTTGTCCATGGAAATTTGGCCTGTGTCTACTACGAGCAGGGCCTCATTGACCTGGCTATTGACACCTACCGCCGTGCTATTGAATTGCAGCCCCACTTTCCTGATGCCTACTGCAATTTGGCAAACGCTCTAAAGGAGAAAGgaaat GTGTCTGAAGCCGAAGAGTGCTACAACACAGCTTTGCGTTTGTGTCCAACTCATGCCGACTCCCTTAACAACTTGGCCAATATCAAGCGTGAGCAGGGCTACATCGAGGAGGCAGTTCAGCTCTACAGAAAAGCCTTAGAG GTGTTCCCAGAGTTTGCAGCAGCTCACTCTAACTTGGCCAGTGTGTTGCAGCAGCAGGGAAAACTGCAGGAAGCCCTCATGCACTACAAAGAGGCAATCAG AATCAGCCCCACTTTTGCTGATGCCTACTCAAACATGGGGAATACACTAAAAGAAATGCAAGATGTTCAGGGAGCTCTGCAGTGTTACACCCGTGCCATCCAGATCAACCCCGCCTTTGCTGATGCTCACAGCAATTTAGCCTCAATCCATAAG gatTCTGGAAACATCCCAGAGGCTATTGCATCTTATCGCACAGCCTTGAAACTGAAGCCTGACTTCCCTGATGCTTACTGCAACTTGGCACACTGCCTACAG ATTGTGTGTGACTGGACAGATTATGATGAGCGGATGAAAAAGCTTGTGAGCATTGTGGCAGACCAACTGGAGAAGAACCGCTTGCCCTCAGTGCACCCACACCACAGCATGCTGTATCCGCTCTCTCACAGCTTCCGCAAGGCCATTGCTGAGCGCCACGGAAACCTTTGCCTGGACAAG ATTAATGCACTGCACAAACCGGCTTACGAGCATCCTAAGGATCTGAAAGCTAGCGGTGGACGTCTGCGCATTGGATATGTAAGCTCTGACTTTGGCAACCATCCAACCTCCCACCTGATGCAGTCCATTCCTGGAATGCACAATCCTGAAAAATTTGAG GTGTTCTGCTACGCACTCAGCCCTGATGACAGTACCAATTTCCGTGTGAAAGTGGTCGCTGAAGCTCATCATTTCACGGACCTCTCACAG ATACCTTGCAATGGCAAGGCAGCTGATCGTATTCACCAGGATGGAATCCACATTCTAGTGAATATGAATGGATACACCAAGGGAGCGAGAAATGAGCTCTTCGCCCTCCGCCCTGCCCCTATTCAG GCTATGTGGCTAGGTTACCCTGGAACCAGTGGAGCTCCCTTCATGGACTACATCATCACAGACAAGGAGACATCACCTACGGAAGTGGCTGAGCAGTACTCGGAGAAACTTGCCTACATGCCCAATACCTTCTTCATTGGAGACCATGCCAACATGTTCCCTCACCTCAAG AAAAAGGCAGTGATTGATTTCAAGTCTAACGGGCACATCTTTGACAACCGCATCGTTCTTAATGGTATTGATCTGAAGGCCTTCTTGGACAGCCTGCCAGATGTCAAAGTGATAAAG aTGAAGTGTGACAACAACCAGGAATCTACTGGTGACACAAATGGAGCCCTGTCCATGCCTGTAATTCCCATGAACACAGCAGCTGAAGCAATCATCAACATGATCAATCAAGGCCAAATCCAGGTCACAATCAATGGCTTCACTGTCAGCAATGGCCTAGCCACCACACAG ATCAGTAACAAAGCTGCGACTGGGGAGGAGGTGCCACGCACGATCGTTGTGACAACCCGTTCTCAGTATGGTCTCCCAGAGGACTCCATTGTCTACTGCAACTTCAACCAGCTCTACAAGATTGATCCACCCACCCTCCAGATGTGGGTCAAT ATCCTAAAGCGCGTGCCCAACAGCGTATTGTGGCTTCTTCGCTTCCCTGCAGTTGGCGAGCCCAACATCCAGCAATATGCTCAGAACATGGGTCTGCCAGGCTCTCGGatcattttctctcctgtggCCCCCAAGGAGGAGCATGTGAGAAGGGGCCAGCTTGCTGATGTGTGCCTAGACACTCCTCTGTGCAACGGTCATACCACAGGCATGGATGTTCTCTGGGCTGGAACACCCATGGTCACCATGCCTG atACCACTGTAGGTGAGACTCTTGCATCCCGTGTGGCTGCCTCACAACTCAACTGTCTGGGCTGCCCTGATCTAATAGCTCAAAGCCGCCAGGATTATGAGGACATAGCAGTCAAACTGGGCTCCGACATGGAATA CCTGAAGATGGTCCGAGCACGTGTTTGGAAGCAGAGAATCTGCAGCCCTCTTTTCAACACCAAGCAGTACACAATGGACCTGGAGAGGCTCTATCTGCAGATGTGGGAGCACCACAGTAATGGCAACAAGCCAGATCACTTGGTCAAACACCAGGCAGTAGAGG
- the ogt.1 gene encoding UDP-N-acetylglucosamine--peptide N-acetylglucosaminyltransferase 110 kDa subunit isoform X5, giving the protein MACYLKAIETQPNFAVAWSNLGCVFNAQGEIWLAIHHFEKAVTLDPNFLDAYINLGNVLKEARIFDRAVAGYLRALSLSPNHAVVHGNLACVYYEQGLIDLAIDTYRRAIELQPHFPDAYCNLANALKEKGNVSEAEECYNTALRLCPTHADSLNNLANIKREQGYIEEAVQLYRKALEVFPEFAAAHSNLASVLQQQGKLQEALMHYKEAIRISPTFADAYSNMGNTLKEMQDVQGALQCYTRAIQINPAFADAHSNLASIHKDSGNIPEAIASYRTALKLKPDFPDAYCNLAHCLQIVCDWTDYDERMKKLVSIVADQLEKNRLPSVHPHHSMLYPLSHSFRKAIAERHGNLCLDKINALHKPAYEHPKDLKASGGRLRIGYVSSDFGNHPTSHLMQSIPGMHNPEKFEVFCYALSPDDSTNFRVKVVAEAHHFTDLSQIPCNGKAADRIHQDGIHILVNMNGYTKGARNELFALRPAPIQAMWLGYPGTSGAPFMDYIITDKETSPTEVAEQYSEKLAYMPNTFFIGDHANMFPHLKKKAVIDFKSNGHIFDNRIVLNGIDLKAFLDSLPDVKVIKMKCDNNQESTGDTNGALSMPVIPMNTAAEAIINMINQGQIQVTINGFTVSNGLATTQISNKAATGEEVPRTIVVTTRSQYGLPEDSIVYCNFNQLYKIDPPTLQMWVNILKRVPNSVLWLLRFPAVGEPNIQQYAQNMGLPGSRIIFSPVAPKEEHVRRGQLADVCLDTPLCNGHTTGMDVLWAGTPMVTMPDTTVGETLASRVAASQLNCLGCPDLIAQSRQDYEDIAVKLGSDMEYLKMVRARVWKQRICSPLFNTKQYTMDLERLYLQMWEHHSNGNKPDHLVKHQAVEASENA; this is encoded by the exons ATG GCTTGTTACCTGAAAGCCATTGAGACTCAGCCCAACTTTGCCGTGGCTTGGAGCAACTTGGGCTGTGTGTTCAATGCCCAGGGAGAGATATGGCTGGCCATACACCATTTTGAAAAG GCAGTGACACTGGATCCAAATTTCCTTGATGCATACATCAATTTAGGCAATGTTTTGAAGGAGGCCCGCATCTTTGACAG AGCTGTGGCTGGATACCTGAGAGCCCTGAGTCTGAGCCCCAATCACGCTGTTGTCCATGGAAATTTGGCCTGTGTCTACTACGAGCAGGGCCTCATTGACCTGGCTATTGACACCTACCGCCGTGCTATTGAATTGCAGCCCCACTTTCCTGATGCCTACTGCAATTTGGCAAACGCTCTAAAGGAGAAAGgaaat GTGTCTGAAGCCGAAGAGTGCTACAACACAGCTTTGCGTTTGTGTCCAACTCATGCCGACTCCCTTAACAACTTGGCCAATATCAAGCGTGAGCAGGGCTACATCGAGGAGGCAGTTCAGCTCTACAGAAAAGCCTTAGAG GTGTTCCCAGAGTTTGCAGCAGCTCACTCTAACTTGGCCAGTGTGTTGCAGCAGCAGGGAAAACTGCAGGAAGCCCTCATGCACTACAAAGAGGCAATCAG AATCAGCCCCACTTTTGCTGATGCCTACTCAAACATGGGGAATACACTAAAAGAAATGCAAGATGTTCAGGGAGCTCTGCAGTGTTACACCCGTGCCATCCAGATCAACCCCGCCTTTGCTGATGCTCACAGCAATTTAGCCTCAATCCATAAG gatTCTGGAAACATCCCAGAGGCTATTGCATCTTATCGCACAGCCTTGAAACTGAAGCCTGACTTCCCTGATGCTTACTGCAACTTGGCACACTGCCTACAG ATTGTGTGTGACTGGACAGATTATGATGAGCGGATGAAAAAGCTTGTGAGCATTGTGGCAGACCAACTGGAGAAGAACCGCTTGCCCTCAGTGCACCCACACCACAGCATGCTGTATCCGCTCTCTCACAGCTTCCGCAAGGCCATTGCTGAGCGCCACGGAAACCTTTGCCTGGACAAG ATTAATGCACTGCACAAACCGGCTTACGAGCATCCTAAGGATCTGAAAGCTAGCGGTGGACGTCTGCGCATTGGATATGTAAGCTCTGACTTTGGCAACCATCCAACCTCCCACCTGATGCAGTCCATTCCTGGAATGCACAATCCTGAAAAATTTGAG GTGTTCTGCTACGCACTCAGCCCTGATGACAGTACCAATTTCCGTGTGAAAGTGGTCGCTGAAGCTCATCATTTCACGGACCTCTCACAG ATACCTTGCAATGGCAAGGCAGCTGATCGTATTCACCAGGATGGAATCCACATTCTAGTGAATATGAATGGATACACCAAGGGAGCGAGAAATGAGCTCTTCGCCCTCCGCCCTGCCCCTATTCAG GCTATGTGGCTAGGTTACCCTGGAACCAGTGGAGCTCCCTTCATGGACTACATCATCACAGACAAGGAGACATCACCTACGGAAGTGGCTGAGCAGTACTCGGAGAAACTTGCCTACATGCCCAATACCTTCTTCATTGGAGACCATGCCAACATGTTCCCTCACCTCAAG AAAAAGGCAGTGATTGATTTCAAGTCTAACGGGCACATCTTTGACAACCGCATCGTTCTTAATGGTATTGATCTGAAGGCCTTCTTGGACAGCCTGCCAGATGTCAAAGTGATAAAG aTGAAGTGTGACAACAACCAGGAATCTACTGGTGACACAAATGGAGCCCTGTCCATGCCTGTAATTCCCATGAACACAGCAGCTGAAGCAATCATCAACATGATCAATCAAGGCCAAATCCAGGTCACAATCAATGGCTTCACTGTCAGCAATGGCCTAGCCACCACACAG ATCAGTAACAAAGCTGCGACTGGGGAGGAGGTGCCACGCACGATCGTTGTGACAACCCGTTCTCAGTATGGTCTCCCAGAGGACTCCATTGTCTACTGCAACTTCAACCAGCTCTACAAGATTGATCCACCCACCCTCCAGATGTGGGTCAAT ATCCTAAAGCGCGTGCCCAACAGCGTATTGTGGCTTCTTCGCTTCCCTGCAGTTGGCGAGCCCAACATCCAGCAATATGCTCAGAACATGGGTCTGCCAGGCTCTCGGatcattttctctcctgtggCCCCCAAGGAGGAGCATGTGAGAAGGGGCCAGCTTGCTGATGTGTGCCTAGACACTCCTCTGTGCAACGGTCATACCACAGGCATGGATGTTCTCTGGGCTGGAACACCCATGGTCACCATGCCTG atACCACTGTAGGTGAGACTCTTGCATCCCGTGTGGCTGCCTCACAACTCAACTGTCTGGGCTGCCCTGATCTAATAGCTCAAAGCCGCCAGGATTATGAGGACATAGCAGTCAAACTGGGCTCCGACATGGAATA CCTGAAGATGGTCCGAGCACGTGTTTGGAAGCAGAGAATCTGCAGCCCTCTTTTCAACACCAAGCAGTACACAATGGACCTGGAGAGGCTCTATCTGCAGATGTGGGAGCACCACAGTAATGGCAACAAGCCAGATCACTTGGTCAAACACCAGGCAGTAGAGG
- the ogt.1 gene encoding UDP-N-acetylglucosamine--peptide N-acetylglucosaminyltransferase 110 kDa subunit isoform X3, with product MASSVGNVADSTGLAELAHREYQSGDFEAAERHCMQLWRQEPDNTGVLLLLSSIHFQCRRLDRSAHFSTLAIKQNPMLAEAYSNLGNVYKERGQLQEAIEHYRHALRLKPDFIDGYINLAAALVAAGDMEGAVQAYVSALQYNPDLYCVRSDLGNLLKALGRLEEAKACYLKAIETQPNFAVAWSNLGCVFNAQGEIWLAIHHFEKAVTLDPNFLDAYINLGNVLKEARIFDRAVAGYLRALSLSPNHAVVHGNLACVYYEQGLIDLAIDTYRRAIELQPHFPDAYCNLANALKEKGNVSEAEECYNTALRLCPTHADSLNNLANIKREQGYIEEAVQLYRKALEVFPEFAAAHSNLASVLQQQGKLQEALMHYKEAIRISPTFADAYSNMGNTLKEMQDVQGALQCYTRAIQINPAFADAHSNLASIHKDSGNIPEAIASYRTALKLKPDFPDAYCNLAHCLQIVCDWTDYDERMKKLVSIVADQLEKNRLPSVHPHHSMLYPLSHSFRKAIAERHGNLCLDKINALHKPAYEHPKDLKASGGRLRIGYVSSDFGNHPTSHLMQSIPGMHNPEKFEVFCYALSPDDSTNFRVKVVAEAHHFTDLSQIPCNGKAADRIHQDGIHILVNMNGYTKGARNELFALRPAPIQAMWLGYPGTSGAPFMDYIITDKETSPTEVAEQYSEKLAYMPNTFFIGDHANMFPHLKKKAVIDFKSNGHIFDNRIVLNGIDLKAFLDSLPDVKVIKMKCDNNQESTGDTNGALSMPVIPMNTAAEAIINMINQGQIQVTINGFTVSNGLATTQISNKAATGEEVPRTIVVTTRSQYGLPEDSIVYCNFNQLYKIDPPTLQMWVNILKRVPNSVLWLLRFPAVGEPNIQQYAQNMGLPGSRIIFSPVAPKEEHVRRGQLADVCLDTPLCNGHTTGMDVLWAGTPMVTMPDTTVGETLASRVAASQLNCLGCPDLIAQSRQDYEDIAVKLGSDMEYLKMVRARVWKQRICSPLFNTKQYTMDLERLYLQMWEHHSNGNKPDHLVKHQAVEASENA from the exons GTCCGCTCACTTCAGTACCTTGGCCATCAAGCAGAACCCAATGTTGGCTGAGGCCTACTCCAACCTGGGGAATGTGTACAAGGAGCGTGGGCAGCTGCAGGAGGCAATAGAGCATTATCGCCATGCTCTGAGACTCAAGCCAGATTTTATCGATGGGTACATCAACTTGGCTGCAGCTCTGGTGGCCGCAGGAGATATGGAGGGAGCCGTGCAGGCTTATGTCTCCGCATTACAATACAACCCA GATCTATATTGTGTGCGCAGTGACTTGGGGAATTTGCTTAAAGCCCTCGGGCGTTTGGAAGAGGCCAAG GCTTGTTACCTGAAAGCCATTGAGACTCAGCCCAACTTTGCCGTGGCTTGGAGCAACTTGGGCTGTGTGTTCAATGCCCAGGGAGAGATATGGCTGGCCATACACCATTTTGAAAAG GCAGTGACACTGGATCCAAATTTCCTTGATGCATACATCAATTTAGGCAATGTTTTGAAGGAGGCCCGCATCTTTGACAG AGCTGTGGCTGGATACCTGAGAGCCCTGAGTCTGAGCCCCAATCACGCTGTTGTCCATGGAAATTTGGCCTGTGTCTACTACGAGCAGGGCCTCATTGACCTGGCTATTGACACCTACCGCCGTGCTATTGAATTGCAGCCCCACTTTCCTGATGCCTACTGCAATTTGGCAAACGCTCTAAAGGAGAAAGgaaat GTGTCTGAAGCCGAAGAGTGCTACAACACAGCTTTGCGTTTGTGTCCAACTCATGCCGACTCCCTTAACAACTTGGCCAATATCAAGCGTGAGCAGGGCTACATCGAGGAGGCAGTTCAGCTCTACAGAAAAGCCTTAGAG GTGTTCCCAGAGTTTGCAGCAGCTCACTCTAACTTGGCCAGTGTGTTGCAGCAGCAGGGAAAACTGCAGGAAGCCCTCATGCACTACAAAGAGGCAATCAG AATCAGCCCCACTTTTGCTGATGCCTACTCAAACATGGGGAATACACTAAAAGAAATGCAAGATGTTCAGGGAGCTCTGCAGTGTTACACCCGTGCCATCCAGATCAACCCCGCCTTTGCTGATGCTCACAGCAATTTAGCCTCAATCCATAAG gatTCTGGAAACATCCCAGAGGCTATTGCATCTTATCGCACAGCCTTGAAACTGAAGCCTGACTTCCCTGATGCTTACTGCAACTTGGCACACTGCCTACAG ATTGTGTGTGACTGGACAGATTATGATGAGCGGATGAAAAAGCTTGTGAGCATTGTGGCAGACCAACTGGAGAAGAACCGCTTGCCCTCAGTGCACCCACACCACAGCATGCTGTATCCGCTCTCTCACAGCTTCCGCAAGGCCATTGCTGAGCGCCACGGAAACCTTTGCCTGGACAAG ATTAATGCACTGCACAAACCGGCTTACGAGCATCCTAAGGATCTGAAAGCTAGCGGTGGACGTCTGCGCATTGGATATGTAAGCTCTGACTTTGGCAACCATCCAACCTCCCACCTGATGCAGTCCATTCCTGGAATGCACAATCCTGAAAAATTTGAG GTGTTCTGCTACGCACTCAGCCCTGATGACAGTACCAATTTCCGTGTGAAAGTGGTCGCTGAAGCTCATCATTTCACGGACCTCTCACAG ATACCTTGCAATGGCAAGGCAGCTGATCGTATTCACCAGGATGGAATCCACATTCTAGTGAATATGAATGGATACACCAAGGGAGCGAGAAATGAGCTCTTCGCCCTCCGCCCTGCCCCTATTCAG GCTATGTGGCTAGGTTACCCTGGAACCAGTGGAGCTCCCTTCATGGACTACATCATCACAGACAAGGAGACATCACCTACGGAAGTGGCTGAGCAGTACTCGGAGAAACTTGCCTACATGCCCAATACCTTCTTCATTGGAGACCATGCCAACATGTTCCCTCACCTCAAG AAAAAGGCAGTGATTGATTTCAAGTCTAACGGGCACATCTTTGACAACCGCATCGTTCTTAATGGTATTGATCTGAAGGCCTTCTTGGACAGCCTGCCAGATGTCAAAGTGATAAAG aTGAAGTGTGACAACAACCAGGAATCTACTGGTGACACAAATGGAGCCCTGTCCATGCCTGTAATTCCCATGAACACAGCAGCTGAAGCAATCATCAACATGATCAATCAAGGCCAAATCCAGGTCACAATCAATGGCTTCACTGTCAGCAATGGCCTAGCCACCACACAG ATCAGTAACAAAGCTGCGACTGGGGAGGAGGTGCCACGCACGATCGTTGTGACAACCCGTTCTCAGTATGGTCTCCCAGAGGACTCCATTGTCTACTGCAACTTCAACCAGCTCTACAAGATTGATCCACCCACCCTCCAGATGTGGGTCAAT ATCCTAAAGCGCGTGCCCAACAGCGTATTGTGGCTTCTTCGCTTCCCTGCAGTTGGCGAGCCCAACATCCAGCAATATGCTCAGAACATGGGTCTGCCAGGCTCTCGGatcattttctctcctgtggCCCCCAAGGAGGAGCATGTGAGAAGGGGCCAGCTTGCTGATGTGTGCCTAGACACTCCTCTGTGCAACGGTCATACCACAGGCATGGATGTTCTCTGGGCTGGAACACCCATGGTCACCATGCCTG atACCACTGTAGGTGAGACTCTTGCATCCCGTGTGGCTGCCTCACAACTCAACTGTCTGGGCTGCCCTGATCTAATAGCTCAAAGCCGCCAGGATTATGAGGACATAGCAGTCAAACTGGGCTCCGACATGGAATA CCTGAAGATGGTCCGAGCACGTGTTTGGAAGCAGAGAATCTGCAGCCCTCTTTTCAACACCAAGCAGTACACAATGGACCTGGAGAGGCTCTATCTGCAGATGTGGGAGCACCACAGTAATGGCAACAAGCCAGATCACTTGGTCAAACACCAGGCAGTAGAGG